One window of Nymphaea colorata isolate Beijing-Zhang1983 chromosome 1, ASM883128v2, whole genome shotgun sequence genomic DNA carries:
- the LOC116246422 gene encoding 3beta-hydroxysteroid-dehydrogenase/decarboxylase-like has protein sequence MMLMGEGRVCVVTGARGFAARHIVLMLLQSGSWIVRVSDLHPSIKLDPSEESGALGDALRSGRAVYVSADLRDKAQVINACQGAEVVFHTAAPDSSINNHQLHYSVNVQGTKNVIDACLECKVKKLIYTSSPSVVFDGIHGILNGDESLPYPKQHNDSYSATKAEAEAFVLQANGRGGLLTCCIRPSSIFGPGDRLFVPSLVSAARANKSKFIIGDGNNMFDFTYVENVAHAHICAEKALGSEATGEETAAGKAFFVTNAEPIKFWEFTSLILEGLGYPRPSIHIPAPVLMPIAHVVEWTYKLLGPYGMPVPQLTPSRVRLLTIDRTFNCSRAKKLLDYSPIVSLKEGLKRTIESFSHMKAEATSMKRDGSSKAAEYLGGGKVADILLWKDKKQTLGVMLLLFAAYYHFFISGYTVITAVSKLLLLVMVFLFVNRILPQSVFGYKIEKVPAACFEISGDVARHATIAVMSIWNSMVGVLMSVSRGKDWALFSKVVALLLITSILGAFSTKTFIGIGILFAFTAFYAYEKMKTG, from the exons atgatgCTGATGGGGGAAGGGCGGGTGTGCGTGGTGACGGGGGCTCGTGGTTTCGCAGCTCGGCATATCGTCTTGATGCTCCTGCAATCTGGGTCGTGGATCGTCAGGGTCTCCGATCTCCATCCCTCCATCAAGCTCGACCCCAGCGAGGAATCCGGCGCCCTTGGCGACGCTCTCCGCTCTGGCCGCGCCGTCTACGTCTCTGCCGACCTCCGCGACAAGGCTCAAGTGATcaatg CTTGTCAAGGGGCAGAGGTGGTCTTTCACACGGCAGCTCCAGATTCATCAATTAATAATCATCAGCTTCATTATTCAGTTAATGTTCAAG GTACAAAAAATGTCATTGATGCCTGTTTGGAATGCAAAGTAAAGAAACTCATATACACTAGCTCCCCGAGTGTTGTTTTTGATGGTATTCATGGAATTCTTAATGGTGACGAGTCATTGCCTTACCCAAAACAG CATAATGACTCATATTCAGCAACCAAAGCAGAAGCAGAGGCATTCGTTTTACAGGCAAATGGAAGAGGAGGGCTTCTGACTTGCTGTATACGTCCCAGCAGTATTTTTGGCCCTGGTGATAGGCTCTTTGTGCCATCTTTGGTTTCTGCTGCTAGAGCTAACAAGTCTAAG TTCATAATTGGTGATGGAAACAACATGTTTGATTTCACTTATGTGGAAAATGTGGCACATGCTCATATATGTGCTGAGAAGGCACTAGGATCAGAAGCAACTGGTGAGGAAACTGCTGCAGGAAAG GCATTTTTTGTGACCAATGCGGAACCAATCAAGTTTTGGGAATTTACATCACTAATTCTAGAGGGATTGGGTTATCCAAG ACCCAGCATTCATATCCCTGCACCTGTTTTGATGCCAATTGCACATGTAGTGGAGTGGACATATAAATTGCTTGGTCCATATGGAATGCCTGTACCTCAACTGACACCTTCAAGAGTCAGGCTTCTTACAATTGACAGAACCTTCAATTGTTCAAGAGCAAAGAAACTGCTGGACTATTCACCAATTGTGTCACTGAAG GAAGGCCTAAAAAGAACAATTGAGTCATTTTCTCACATGAAAGCTGAAGCAACCAGTATGAAGAGAGATGGATCATCAAAAGCCGCTGAGTATCTTGGAGGCGGAAAAG TTGCAGACATACTCCTCTGGAAAGACAAAAAGCAGACACTTGGTGTGATGCTACTACTCTTTGCAGCATACTACCATTTCTTTATCTCTGGATATACAGTCATCACTGCTGTCTCAAAGCTACTGCTGTTGGTGATGGTATTCCTGTTTGTCAATAGAATCTTGCCTCAGTCTGT ATTTGGCTACAAAATAGAGAAGGTGCCTGCTGCCTGCTTTGAGATATCTGGAGATGTGGCCCGTCATGCAACAATTGCTGTCATGTCTATTTGGAATTCTATGGTGGGTGTTCTCATGTCAGTTTCTCGAGGGAAGGATTGGGCACTTTTTTCTAAG GTGGTTGCATTGCTTTTGATCACAAGCATTCTTGGAGCTTTTTCAACAAAAACGTTTATTGGAATAG GTATCCTTTTTGCATTCACAGCGTTCTATGCCTatgagaagatgaagactgGCTGA